The following nucleotide sequence is from Psychroflexus torquis ATCC 700755.
GGTGAACATAATAAGTGCCAGGTCTGGACCCGTCTGGAGTTCCCGCGTTGTAATGTTGTGGAGCACCATCTTGCTCTCTAAAGGCTTCTACGCGTTTTACTTGTAAACTAGCTTTTGGTAAAATACCAAAATAGTCTGGTAGTTTTTTGGTGAGTTCATCGATATATTGTTTTGCTTCATCAAGATAGGCTTGACGACCTTCGTCGGTGTTTGGAAAATAAAACTGCTCATCCTCATTTACAAACTTAAAGAACTCTTGCAAGTCACCTTCAAAACCAACTTCGTTTTTGATATTAAGCATTTCTTTTTGGATTCTATCTACTTCCTCTAGGCCGATGTTATGGATTTCATCTGCCGTAAGTGATGTCGTGGTAGATGTTTTAAGTGTATAGTCATAAAAGGCTTTTCCGTTGGGATGCCGACTCACTCCTGTAGGGGTTTCTAAAGCATTTGGGATTTCATTTTCTGTCCAAGCGATGAGATTGTTATAGGCAGGTTGAAATACTTTAAGCAGCATTTCTCTTGAAGCTGTTCTTAACTCCTTAGCTTGTTGATCATCTATTTTATTTTGAGTTAAAAGACTATCAGTTTTTCTCAGCATATCGTCATATAAAGGGGAGTTAACCTCTGTGTCTTGAAAAGGCTGCCCTGTGACAATAGCTTTGCTCTGATTTAAGACAGTTTCTAGAGCAAATCTAGGCGGAAGAATATTTTTGGAAGCTTGAGATTTTGCTCTATCGACCAGTTGATTGATTGCTCTTGCCGTTCCTTGAATTCTACTAACATAAGCTTGCATATCTTCTAAGCTATCTACTTTATGAAAGTTGATAAGCATGCTAGGAAGTTGCGTATGTATTCCTGTCATTTGGTCGAAGACATACCCTACATCTTGATACTCTAGGCCTTCTTGAAGAAGCTCATTTTGGTAAAGCCAGATATCATAGGACATTTGGTCTTGCTTATTAAGAGATTGATACTCGAAATTTTTCTTGAGTTCGTCAACACTCTCCTGCATCCAATTTGCATCTTCGATTTGAGCGTCAAGACTTAAATCATCAATTTGATCATATTTATCCTTTATTCCTAAAGACGTTAGCTTTAAGGGGCTTTTTTGGAGAGATTCTTCGTATTTTTCTTCAAACCAAGCGTTGAGGTCTTCGTTTGGAGTTTTTTCTTTTTCTGGAGCTTTATCACAAGAATATCCAATAATGAGGAGCAGGACCAATACATGTTTTACTTTTAAAAATGCCATAGGAGTAAGGGTTTATGGATGTTGTCTTAGCTTAAATTAATAGGTGTTTAAAATAGTGGGTTAATTATAATGTATTTTAATTTTAAACAAGTTTTATAAAATGTTATTAGTGGGGAAGTTAATGTAAAAATTTGGAGTTAAGCTTTCTGTTGAATTATGGAATTAAATAGAGCTATAGTTTTCTTTTTTATACGTGATGAAGTGCTCTGCATATTTTTCAAACAAAAATCAATTTAATTTATAACGTATTCCTAAAAATCCTCTCACAAATAAGTTATCGAGATCAAATTCATAAATGGGATTAAACTCGATATTAAAAGATAGATCTTTTAGATTTTCAAAAGGTTTAATGCCAATACCAATTGGAATAACAACGCCATTAATGTTATTTAAGATGGCACCAGCACCCAAGTAAACATCATAACTTGTCTTAGTCACAATATTATGATTGATGACAATCTCAGGGGTTATATTATCAATAGAAGTATCTGAATAAATTCTAAGATCTGTCCAAAACCTCTCATTGATATTATAACCAACAGCAAATTTTGAGCCTGAACTATTGGTGTAAAATGAGGCTGTAATTTGCGAATAAGTATCAGTTAAAGTGCAGAAGATTAGAAATAAAGATGGAAGGATGAGTTTCATGAGTTTTTTTTAGATGATTCAAATAAATATATTAATTCTCCCAAATAAATCGCGACTTTAATTAATAGGCGTTTGTTAAATAAAACTAAAAATTTTACAATTAATTAACTCATAACAACATTAAAAAGTATTTTAGGGCAATATAAATGAATAATTGCGCAATTATTTCTAACTAAATTAAATTAAAAATTATGAAATTACAAAGATTATTTATTGTCCCAGCGGTCTTCGGATTGCTTTTGGGATCATGTGAAGCTGACAAAGTTACAAGCGAAGAGGTTTTGGATACCAACCAAATTGATAACTCTGAAAGAATTATTTTAGGAGTCAATACATCAGAGACTCCCTCCAATTTAGATCAACCTACCTTAGACTTAATTTCTAAAAACCATTTGAGTGCGTTGGGAGCCCAACGTGAAGAAATGGTTCTTCCTGGTGGTGAGAAGCGCGAGGTGATTCGAATTGAAGGAGATATCGTGATGTCTCTAGAGGAACTTAGCGGACTAGATTTCCAGGGTTATGAGGATATCCATAATAAACAATATAGTACTAACGCCTTAGTAAGTCCTCAAACTATAACTGTAATTGGTTATACGGGTGGAAGTCAAGCCTTAACCTCTAACGAGAGAACAGCTTTGAGTTGGGCTATTGCAAATTATAACCGACTGAATTTGAATATCAATTTCAATCTTACTTTTGGAACCAACTATCAAAACAAAGATATGGTAGTCTATAATAATACTGTAAACAACCCTAGTGGTGCTGGAGGATCAGCAGGTTTTCCTAGTAATGGAAATCCCAACAAATTTGTTCAGATTTTCGGGTTGAGTAACTACAATACCAACGTCATTGAGCACGTGATCACTCATGAAATTGGACATTCTGTAGGTTTTAGACACACTGATTTTTTTAGTCGCCAGAGTTGTGGACAAAATACCAATGAAGGAACCGCTGGTGTAGGTGCAAACTACATTCCGGGAACTCCACAAGGATTTGATCCAACGTCTATCATGTTAGCCTGTTTTAGTAATAACGAAGATGGAGAGTTTAATTCTAACGACGTGACTGCTTTGAATTTCCTATACTAAGAAAAAGAGTATAGTTATTTTGAATTTAAGCCTTTAAGACCGTCTCCAGAGTGGAGACGGTTTTTTTATGGGCAATCATCACGTATAAATTTGGGTATATTCTATAGGGTAAATTTTAGTAAGCAGGTATTAGATTTTCTCATAATCTAGACTTGGACCATCACACTGGTTCCACGTACTTGATAAGACATCATTAGAGCTAAAAAACAGATTTTCTTTTAAATCAGATTGGCAAGAGCCTATGATCTGACTCTCTTCTGCTTAGGTGAGCTCTAAACTTCCTTGGTCATCATTGAAACGGTAAGTTCCTGTAAGCTCTACAACGCTCTCTTCAGTTTCTCTGGTTTTTAAAAAGTTGCCATCTTCAAAAAAACGATAGGACTCTTGCCACTCCATATCCGAGCCTGTTGTTTCTGAATCTGGAATGCTTCCCGACATCTGGACGAGCTTCCAATCTCCTTCCAATGTAGCTTGAGTGACATCATCATCATCATCGTTGATACATGAGCATAAAATTGCAACAATAATTAAGGCTGAAAATTTGATTTTCATAACTATTTGGTTTCTAAGAAGACTCTTTATATGTGGATAGGTTGCGTTGAATCATTTTTTTATTAATATTTATTTAATGAGCTTCTTGTGAAGAAGGAAGTTTTATTTTATGAAGGCTAAAGGTCATCGATGAGATATCAGCACCCACTTCATTAATTCTGGAATTTGTGAAATAAAGATAGCCTTCATAAATACTAAAGGTATCTGCCCAACGGATCTGTTCCCCTTCTGCAAGGTCATGAATATTGCCTTCGGGTGTTCTATATTGAATTTTATGGTGTTCTAAGTCTGCAAAATAGAGGTTCCCCTCTCTATCGAAAATCATCCCATCGGGGGCGGCTGTTTTAGTTTCAAAGGTGACCTGATCTTCAATTGGTTCGTCGTCTTCGACTTTTAACGCATCCGTACTTATAGAATACAGGCTATACCCAGTGAGGGCATGATAAAATAGGCGTTCACTTTCAGTACTTAAAGCAATGCCATCAGAATGTATGGTGTTCTCCCATTTCTTTTCACCAAAAGTTAAATAGGATTGTTCTGCGGTGGTAGAGCTATGTTCGTTCAGTACTCTTCTGGTTTTTCCAGAATCAATATCTACAATTATCAATCCAGGATGGCCAGAATCTGTTATGTAGATTCTATTATTCTTCTTATCTACTCTAAGATCGTTGATATAAGAATCCTTATAATAGCTTGCCTCTTCTAATATATAAGTTTTAGACAAAGTATCTGTGGCTAAATCGAAAACGAAAATACGCGGAGCATCCATTACGTCCTGAAACAATTGACTTCTGGTATCCAAGGCATATAGCTTGTCCTCAAAAGCCAACACAGATTGAACTCCAATAAATTTGTTTTCTGTAATAGGCTCGCCAATTTCCCAAGAATTCCAAAGGTCATTGGGATAGCTTTCAGGGTCAGAATTAGGAATTATTTCCACTACAGAATTTTTGACCCCTTTTCTCCATCTTGGAAAATTCACAAAAAGGCGTCCTTTATCAGTTGTAGTGACTCCAGTGACTTGTTGGCCTTTAAAACTTGCAACTTCTGTGATAGCATTAGAATTAGCTTTTTCATCCATTTTATTATCCCTTTCCTGCACATCTTTACAAGACAGAAGTAGAATAATAACTGAAAGGCTTAGTGTTTTTATTTTCATCTTTAATATTTTCAATATTTTAAAATATACAGAAGTTTAATTAAACTAAAAAGCTATCAGAACAAAAGCTGCTCCTTACTTTGTTAATATTTTTACAAAATAGGGTGACGCGTTTTGCATTATTCTACATTCGTTTGACATTTTATTTTAAAAACGCATTATGAAATCAATTTTCTTAAAATTTAGTAGTCTAGTCTTCATTGCATTATTGTTATTTTCGCCTAATTTAAATGCTCAGGAGTTTCAGGGGCAAGCGATTTATTCTTCTAAAGCCAAGATGGAGTTAGGAAGTTTTGGAGCTAGAATGAGCGAAGGTCAAAAAAAACAAATTCAAGCCCGTTTAAAGAATAGATTGGAAAAGACGTATACTTTAGATTTCAATAAAGAAGAGTCTGTGTTTAATGAAGACGAGAAAATAGATGCGATTTCTGGAGCCACAGATTCTTGGGGTGATAATTTTACAAGAGGTGAGCAATACAAAAATGTAAAACAAAAGGCCCTAGTTCAAAGTCAAGAATTTTATGGCAAGAAATTTCTAGTGAAAGATAAGTTAGCAGCTATTGAATGGAAGCTGGGGGCTGAGTCTAAATCGATAGGACAATATATGTGTTTTAAAGCAACGGCTTCAATACCAACCGATGAATTGGAGTGGTACAATTTTTCTTGGGGAGACTTAAGAGAAACGAATACTGAAGCTAAAACTGATTCAACAGCTGTTGAAACTGAAGAATTAGAGATCAAAACAACTGAGGTAGAAGCTTGGTACACACTTCAAATTCCAGTAAGCCATGGTCCTGGAGAATACTGGGGACTTCCTGGTCTTATTTTAGAGGTGAGTGCGGGAAATACTGTCATTTTGTGTTCTAAAATAGTCATAAATCCAGAAGAGGTGATAGAGATTGAAGCTCCAGATAAAGGTAAAGAGATCACGAAAAATGATTATCAAGCAACGATTCAAGAGAAAATGCTTGAGATGAGAAACAATAGAGGCCGACCAAGAAGTTGATCCAAATTAAATTGATAGATAAAACTCAACTTACACCTCACACAAATTTATGAATAAAATATTTTGTGTTGCATTACTTCTTGCAACCACCTGCACTTTTGCCCAAGTTAAATTACAAGGTGTCGTTAAAGATAGCTTACAAACTCCTTTGGAGTTAGCCAATGTAGTAGCTATAAATCAAGCAACAAGTGGTCTGGAGTCTTATGGTATTACGGATGCTAATGGTAATTTTAAATTACAGCTTGGTAAAAATGGCAGCTATAAAATACAAGTGAGTTACATTGGTATGAAGACTTTTGAAGAGGTTTT
It contains:
- a CDS encoding DUF885 domain-containing protein — encoded protein: MAFLKVKHVLVLLLIIGYSCDKAPEKEKTPNEDLNAWFEEKYEESLQKSPLKLTSLGIKDKYDQIDDLSLDAQIEDANWMQESVDELKKNFEYQSLNKQDQMSYDIWLYQNELLQEGLEYQDVGYVFDQMTGIHTQLPSMLINFHKVDSLEDMQAYVSRIQGTARAINQLVDRAKSQASKNILPPRFALETVLNQSKAIVTGQPFQDTEVNSPLYDDMLRKTDSLLTQNKIDDQQAKELRTASREMLLKVFQPAYNNLIAWTENEIPNALETPTGVSRHPNGKAFYDYTLKTSTTTSLTADEIHNIGLEEVDRIQKEMLNIKNEVGFEGDLQEFFKFVNEDEQFYFPNTDEGRQAYLDEAKQYIDELTKKLPDYFGILPKASLQVKRVEAFREQDGAPQHYNAGTPDGSRPGTYYVHLSDMTSMPKTTMEGVAYHEGNPGHHMQISVAQELETVPNFRTQLGYNAYVEGWALYSEKLAKEMGGYKNPYYDFGRLVNEIWRAIRLVVDTGLHSKGWKEAEAIQYFKDNSSISENAIIAEVQRYMVMPGQATGYKIGMLKIQELRQRAETQLGDRFDIRKFHDIILGSGALPLELLERQVDSWIEVTKQES
- a CDS encoding zinc-dependent metalloprotease, yielding MKLQRLFIVPAVFGLLLGSCEADKVTSEEVLDTNQIDNSERIILGVNTSETPSNLDQPTLDLISKNHLSALGAQREEMVLPGGEKREVIRIEGDIVMSLEELSGLDFQGYEDIHNKQYSTNALVSPQTITVIGYTGGSQALTSNERTALSWAIANYNRLNLNINFNLTFGTNYQNKDMVVYNNTVNNPSGAGGSAGFPSNGNPNKFVQIFGLSNYNTNVIEHVITHEIGHSVGFRHTDFFSRQSCGQNTNEGTAGVGANYIPGTPQGFDPTSIMLACFSNNEDGEFNSNDVTALNFLY
- a CDS encoding L-dopachrome tautomerase-related protein; translation: MKIKTLSLSVIILLLSCKDVQERDNKMDEKANSNAITEVASFKGQQVTGVTTTDKGRLFVNFPRWRKGVKNSVVEIIPNSDPESYPNDLWNSWEIGEPITENKFIGVQSVLAFEDKLYALDTRSQLFQDVMDAPRIFVFDLATDTLSKTYILEEASYYKDSYINDLRVDKKNNRIYITDSGHPGLIIVDIDSGKTRRVLNEHSSTTAEQSYLTFGEKKWENTIHSDGIALSTESERLFYHALTGYSLYSISTDALKVEDDEPIEDQVTFETKTAAPDGMIFDREGNLYFADLEHHKIQYRTPEGNIHDLAEGEQIRWADTFSIYEGYLYFTNSRINEVGADISSMTFSLHKIKLPSSQEAH
- a CDS encoding GLPGLI family protein is translated as MKSIFLKFSSLVFIALLLFSPNLNAQEFQGQAIYSSKAKMELGSFGARMSEGQKKQIQARLKNRLEKTYTLDFNKEESVFNEDEKIDAISGATDSWGDNFTRGEQYKNVKQKALVQSQEFYGKKFLVKDKLAAIEWKLGAESKSIGQYMCFKATASIPTDELEWYNFSWGDLRETNTEAKTDSTAVETEELEIKTTEVEAWYTLQIPVSHGPGEYWGLPGLILEVSAGNTVILCSKIVINPEEVIEIEAPDKGKEITKNDYQATIQEKMLEMRNNRGRPRS